The Streptomyces hundungensis genome contains the following window.
TTGTCGGCGCGGAATCACTTGACCAGTGAGCTATTACGCACTCTTTCAAGGGTGGCTGCTTCTAAGCCAACCTCCTGGTTGTCTCTGCGACTCCACATCCTTTCCCACTTAGCGTACGCTTAGGGGCCTTAGTCGATGCTCTGGGCTGTTTCCCTCTCGACCATGGAGCTTATCCCCCACAGTCTCACTGCCGCGCTCTCACTTACCGGCATTCGGAGTTTGGCTAAGGTCAGTAACCCGGTAGGGCCCATCGCCTATCCAGTGCTCTACCTCCGGCAAGAAACACACGACGCTGCACCTAAATGCATTTCGGGGAGAACCAGCTATCACGGAGTTTGATTGGCCTTTCACCCCTAACCACAGGTCATCCCCCAGGTTTTCAACCCTGGTGGGTTCGGTCCTCCACGACCTCTTACAGCCGCTTCAACCTGCCCATGGCTAGATCACTCCGCTTCGGGTCTAGAGCGTGCAACTCAATCGCCCTGTTCGGACTCGCTTTCGCTACGGCTTCCCCACACGGGTTAACCTCGCTACACACCGCTAACTCGCAGGCTCATTCTTCAAAAGGCACGCAGTCACGACTATATGTGCAAGCACATACAGCGACGCTCCCACGGCTTGTAGGCACACGGTTTCAGGTACTATTTCACTCCGCTCCCGCGGTACTTTTCACCATTCCCTCACGGTACTATCCGCTATCGGTCACCAGGGAATATTTAGGCTTAGCGGGTGGTCCCGCCAGATTCACACGGGATTTCTCGGGCCCCGTGCTACTTGGGTGTCTCTCAAACGAGCCGTTGATGTTTCAGCTACGGGGGTCTTACCCTCTACGCCGGACCTTTCGCATGTCCTTCGCCTACACCAACGGTTTCTGACTCGCCTCACAGCCGGCAGACTGTGAAAGAGAGATCCCACAACCCCGCATGCGCAACCCCTGCCGGGTATCACACGCATACGGTTTGGCCTCATCCGGTTTCGCTCGCCACTACTCCCGGAATCACGGTTGTTTTCTCTTCCTGAGGGTACTGAGATGTTTCACTTCCCCTCGTTCCCTCCACATACCCTATGTGTTCAGGTATGGGTGACAGCCCATGACGACTGCCGGGTTTCCCCATTCGGAAACCCCCGGATCAAAGCCTGGTTGACGGCTCCCCGGGGACTATCGTGGCCTCCCACGTCCTTCATCGGTTCCTGGTGCCAAGGCATCCACCGTGCGCCCTTAAAAACTTGGCCACAGATGCTCGCGTCCACTGTGCAGTTCTCAAACAACGACCAGCCACCCACCACCCCGAACCAACCGGTTCGAGTTCACTGGGGCCGGCACTGAAGGACTCAAGCCTTTCGGCCGTACCTTCAGATACCCAACAGCGTGCCCGGCTCTCCCCATCGTCTCGTTCCGTGTTCCACGCTCCGAAGAGCAGTACTTACGGCCCGAGTTGACCGGGAGTGCCGAATAGTCAACGTTCCACCCATGAGCTGACCGTGTAGAACATGTGTCTACAGACGGTGCTGTGCTCCTTAGAAAGGAGGTGATCCAGCCGCACCTTCCGGTACGGCTACCTTGTTACGACTTCGTCCCAATCGCCAGTCCCACCTTCGACAGCTCCCTCCCACAAGGGGTTGGGCCACCGGCTTCGGGTGTTACCGACTTTCGTGACGTGACGGGCGGTGTGTACAAGGCCCGGGAACGTATTCACCGCAGCAATGCTGATCTGCGATTACTAGCAACTCCGACTTCATGGGGTCGAGTTGCAGACCCCAATCCGAACTGAGACCGGCTTTTTGAGATTCGCTCCGCCTCGCGGCATCGCAGCTCTTTGTACCGGCCATTGTAGCACGTGTGCAGCCCAAGACATAAGGGGCATGATGACTTGACGTCGTCCCCACCTTCCTCCGAGTTGACCCCGGCAGTCTCCTGTGAGTCCCCATCACCCCGAAGGGCATGCTGGCAACACAGAACAAGGGTTGCGCTCGTTGCGGGACTTAACCCAACATCTCACGACACGAGCTGACGACAGCCATGCACCACCTGTATACCGACCACAAGGGGGCGACTATCTCTAGCCGTTTCCGGTATATGTCAAGCCTTGGTAAGGTTCTTCGCGTTGCGTCGAATTAAGCCACATGCTCCGCTGCTTGTGCGGGCCCCCGTCAATTCCTTTGAGTTTTAGCCTTGCGGCCGTACTCCCCAGGCGGGGAACTTAATGCGTTAGCTGCGGCACCGACGACGTGGAATGTCGCCAACACCTAGTTCCCAACGTTTACGGCGTGGACTACCAGGGTATCTAATCCTGTTCGCTCCCCACGCTTTCGCTCCTCAGCGTCAGTAATGGCCCAGAGATCCGCCTTCGCCACCGGTGTTCCTCCTGATATCTGCGCATTTCACCGCTACACCAGGAATTCCGATCTCCCCTACCACACTCTAGCTAGCCCGTATCGAATGCAGACCCGGGGTTAAGCCCCGGGCTTTCACATCCGACGTGACAAGCCGCCTACGAGCTCTTTACGCCCAATAATTCCGGACAACGCTTGCGCCCTACGTATTACCGCGGCTGCTGGCACGTAGTTAGCCGGCGCTTCTTCTGCAGGTACCGTCACTTTCGCTTCTTCCCTGCTGAAAGAGGTTTACAACCCGAAGGCCGTCATCCCTCACGCGGCGTCGCTGCATCAGGCTTTCGCCCATTGTGCAATATTCCCCACTGCTGCCTCCCGTAGGAGTCTGGGCCGTGTCTCAGTCCCAGTGTGGCCGGTCGCCCTCTCAGGCCGGCTACCCGTCGTCGCCTTGGTAGGCCATTACCCCACCAACAAGCTGATAGGCCGCGGGCTCATCCTTCACCGCCGGAGCTTTTAACCCCTCAAGATGCCCTGAGGAGTGTTATCCGGTATTAGACCCCGTTTCCAGGGCTTGTCCCAGAGTGAAGGGCAGATTGCCCACGTGTTACTCACCCGTTCGCCACTAATCCACCCCGAAGGGCTTCATCGTTCGACTTGCATGTGTTAAGCACGCCGCCAGCGTTCGTCCTGAGCCAGGATCAAACTCTCCATGAATGTTTACCCGTAATCGGGTGCACACATCACGTAAGAGCGGGACGGAACCACCGGAATAAGGCGGCCCGTCCACAGCGTCCTCGCTGTGTAATCGCCTGCCGACCACGAAGACCGACAGGACTTTTCAAAGGAACCTCGATCCACCGGAGTGGATACGGGGTTGTCAATCTGGCGTTGACTTTTGGCACGCTGTTGAGTTCTCAAGGAACGGACGCTTCCTTCGTACTCACCCTCTCGGGCTTTCCTCCGGGCGCTTCCCTTCGGTATTTCGTGTTCCCGACTCTATCAGACGCTTTCGTGTCCGATTTCCTCGGCGCCTTTCCGGTTCTCCCTATCGGGTTCCCCTTTCCGGCGGCTCCGACTCTATCAGATCCTTTCGGGCCCGATTCCCGGTCTCCCGGGGCCAAGTCGGCTTGTCTTCACGGCTGTTGGGCCGTTTCGACAAGTGAGACATTAGCGGAATCCTGGGCCCCGACGCCAATCGGGGCGCGTCCTCGAACGCGGATTCCTCATTTCGCAAAAGCGCACGAAAAATGAGACGACGAGGTGTCGTTCATGAGAAGTGGTTGGTGCGGAATGGCTGTCCGGGGACCGACCGGGGTCGGCGCTCACGTCGGACAACTCGGAGAACATTACGTACCGGGGAAGAGCGTGTCAACCCTCGGCCGACGGCCCGGAGCGGGCCGGTCCGAGGGGCGCCGTACGCCCCTGGCCTCGTGCTTTCGGCCGAGGCGGGGCTGGCGGAACGGCCGATCTGGCGGGGGCGTGGTTCGCCCTAGCGTGGCGGCCATGAGGTCTCTTCTTCGGATTGCCGTGGCCCCCGCGACGCTCCTCGTACTGGGGATGGCCGTTGCCCCTGGGACCGCGTACGCCATGGATGGGGACGAACGGATCGCCCGGATACGGCTGCGGGTCGTCGAGGCGGTCAATGAGAAGACCCGGGACGAGATCCAGCGGGCCCACGCGTGTCCGGGCAGCCACTCGGCGGACGAGGTGGACCGGTTGGAGGCGAAGCTGCGAGATGGGTGTCGGCTCGCGCAGGACTTGCGGCACGTTCGGGCGGCCCATGGGCGGGGTCGGGCGGTGCACGCCGTCGGGGGTGGGTCGGGTGACGGGCCGGGGGCGCCGGGTGATGGGCCAGGTGCGCCGGGTGGCCCGGGAGCTTTGGCCGACGGGCCGAGTGGTTCGCGGGGCGGGCCGGGTGGGTCCGGCGGCGGGGGCGCCGACGCCGATGTTCAAGGCAGCGTCTTCCAGGCCGCCCGCGCCGAGCTGCCGCGGCTCCCCGTCGGAGTGTTGAGCCTGGTGGGCGGGGGCGCGTTGGCGCTGGTCGGCGGCGGGATGGCGGCGGTCGCCGTGGGGTGGCTGCCCCGGCGGTAGCCCGTCGGCTGTCGTATGAGGAGGAGGCCGGGACCAGGTGACGGCCGTATGGGGGGAGGAGGCCGGGACCGGGTGACGGCCATATGGGGGGGAGGACGTAATCCGCGGGCGTACTGGAACGGGCGGGCAGCCGAGCAGCCGTACGTGGCGGCGGGTTGCTCCACGTCCATGGGCCCGGGCCTGGGCAGCCGTGCGGGGAGAGGCGCGGTGGCCCAGGGCGGGCGGACGTGTAGGGGTGGGTGGCCAGGGGGTCGGGGTCAGTTGGTGCCGGAGGCCAGTTCTCGGCTTCGGTCGCGGGCCGCTTCCAGGGCTGCGATGAGGGCGGCCCGTACGCCGTGGTTCTCCAGCTCGCGGATCGCGCTGATGGTCGTACCCGCCGGGGACATCACCGCCTCGCGGAGCTTCACCGGGTGCTCGCCGCTGTCGCGGAGCATCACGGCGGCGCCGATCGCGGACTGCACGATCAGGTCGTACGCCTGGGCGCGCGGCAGGCCGAGCAGGATGCCGGCATCCGTCATCGCCTCGACGAGGTAGTAGAAGTACGCCGGGCCCGAGCCGGAGAGGGCGGTCGCCGCGTCCTGCTGCGATTCCGGCACGCGCAGGGTCTTGCCGACGCCGCCGAAGATCTCCTCCGCGTGGGCGAGGTGGTCCGGGGTCGCGTGGCTGCCGGCACTGATGACGGACATGCCCTCGTCGACCAGGACGGGCGTGTTCGGCATGACGCGGACGACCGGGGTGCCGGCCGCGAGGCGGGCTTCGAGGAAGGTGCTCGGGATGCCCGCCGCGGCGCTGATCACCAGGCGGTCGTCGGTGAGGTGCGGGGCGAGCTCGTCCAGGAGGGCACCCATGTCCTGCGGCTTGACCGCGAGGATCAGGGTGTCGGCGCGCTTGGCGGCTTCGGCGTTGGTGACCGCGTCCACGCCGTATCGGGTACGGAGTTCTTCGGCGCGTTCCGGGCGGCGGGCCGTCACGAGGAGGTTGGCCGGGTGCCAGCCGGCCCGGATCATTCCGCTGAGGAGGGCCTCGCCGATCTTGCCGGTGCCGAGGACTGCGACGGTCTGGGTCATGAGGTCACCCTCCAGGTGGTGCGGCGCGCTTGCTGACGTCATCCTCGCACCGGGCGGGGGCGGTCGGAGGGGGCGTCCGATGGGCGGTACGGGGGCGTGGGCCGGTGGGGGCGCTGGGTGCGGCGGGCCGGGTTACGGGGTTCGGCGGCGCAGGGTCGCTGCCCCCAGGGCCAGGACCACGAGCGCCACCGTCGCCACGATGCCGGTGTCCCGCGCAAAGGTGGCGGTCGCCTCGGGGTGGTGGAGGACCTGGGTCATCGCGTCGACCGCGTACGACATGGGCAGGACGTCCGAGAGGGCGCGCAGGACCGGCTGCATCGTGTCGCGCGGGGTGAACAGGCCGCAGAGCAGGAGCTGGGGGAAGATCACCGCCGGCATGAACTGGACGGCCTGGAACTCCGAGGCGGCGAAGGCCGAGACGAACAGGCCGAGGGCCGTGCCGAGCAGGGCGTCGAGCAGGGCGACCAGGAGCAGCAGCCAGGGGGAGCCGACGACGTTCAGGTCCAGGAGCCAGAGCGAGATGCCGGTCGCGATGAGCGACTGGAGCACCGCGAGCGCGCCGAAGGCGAGGGCGTAGCCGGCGATCAGGTCGCCTTTGCCGAGGGGCATGGCGAGGAGGCGTTCCAGGGTGCCCGAGGTGCGTTCGCGCAGGGTGGCGATGGAGGAGACCAGGAACATCGTGATCAGCGGGAAGATGCCGAGCAGGGAGGCGCCGATGCTGTTGAAGACGGCGGGGTCGGCGTCGAACACGTACCGCAGCAGGATGATCATGAGCGACGGGATGACCAGGAGCAGCGCGATGGTGCGCGGGTCGTGGCGCAGCTGACGCAGGACGCGGGCGGCGGTCGCGAGGGTGCGGGATGCGGTCATGGCGCTGCCTTGGGGTGGGTTGGGGCTGGGTGAGGGGGTGTTGGGGCTGGGTGTGGGGGTGTTGGGGCTGGGTGTGTTTGGGGGTGTTGGGGCTGGGTGTGTGTGGGGGGCCGTCATGGGGTGGCTCTGGCGACCAGGTGGAGGAAGGCCTCTTCCACCGTTTCGGTGTGGGTACGGGCGCGGAGGGCGTCCGGGGTGTCCTCGGCGAGGAGGGTGCCTTCGCGCAGGAGGAGCAGGTGTCGGCAGCGTTCTGCCTCGTCCATGACGTGTGACGAGATCAGGATCGTGGTGCCGCGGGTGTCGGCGATGGTGTGGAAGAGGTCCCAGAGGTCGCGGCGGAGTACGGGGTCGAGGCCGACGGTCGGTTCGTCAAGGACGAGCAGTTCGGGGGTGCCGAGCAGGGCGACGGCGAGCGAGACGCGGCTTCGTTGACCGCCGGAGAGTCTGCCCGCCAGGTGGTCGGCGTGGCTGGTGAGGTCGACGTCCGTGATGGCCCGGGTGACCGCTTCGGCGCGGGCCTCGCGGTGGGGTCGGCCGGGGTGCAGTACGGCGGCGAAGTAGTTCAGGTTCTGACGTACCGTCAAGTCCTGGTAGATGGAGGGGGCTTGGGTCACGTAGCCGATGCGTTCGCGCAGGGTGGGGGTGCCTGCGGGGGCTCCCAGGACCGTGAGGGTGCCGGTGACGTTCGCCTGCGTACCCACGATGGCCCGCATCAGGGTCGACTTTCCGCAGCCGGAGGGGCCGAGGAGTCCGGTGATGCGGCCGCGCGGGACGGTGAAGTCCAGGTCGCGCAGGACGGTGCGGCCGGCCCGCACGGCGGCGAGGGCGGTCGCCGTCACGGCGTGGGGTGGGGTGCCGGGGGCGGCTGCGCCTCCGCTGGGGGTGGCGGCCTGGGCGGCGGGGCCGTCGGGGTCGGCGGGGCCGTCGGGCGGGGTGGAGGTGGTGCCGCGCGCGGGGCGGGGTCATAATTCACCATGTGATGAATAGTGCTCCTGGTGGGGTTCGGGCGTCAAGGATTTGGGGGCGGGCGGGGGTGCGCGGGGCGCTCGCGAGGCCGTGACGGGGCGGCCGGGTCGCGAGGCCCTGGCGGGGGGCCCTGGTCGCGAGGCCGACGGCCGGGTCGCGAGGTTGGCCCTGGCCGGCAATGAGCGATGGGGCGGAGGGCGAGGGGGAAGCCTGGCCAGTAGCCGGTTCGCCGGGCCTCGGGCGTTGGAGGCTCGGCGTCTCAGGGTTTTTTGGGTCTCGGGAGTCCGGGACTCCGGGACTCCGGGACTCCGGGACTGGGTGCCTCGGGGCCTCGGGACTCCGGGACTGGGTGCCTCCGGGACTCCGGAACTCCCGGCCTCGGGGCCTCGGGGCTCCGGGACTCCGGGACTCCGGGCCCCCAAGTTGCACGGCAGTTGGACGTCGCGCGCGAGGGGCCCGGGTTGTGGTTGGAGGGGGCGCGAGCAGAGCGGGGTGTTTGTTAGGTGAGGGCCAGGCTCAGGTGGACCACGTAGGTCTCCTCCACCATGCCGTCCGGGAAGGCGGCGCTCAGTAGGTCGTGCTCCCTCTCCATGAACTCCTTCGTCCGTTCCTCGCCCAGCACCAGGAACGCCGAGTGGCTGCCCAGGTTCGCCAAGTGGGTGGCGAGGGGGACTCGGCGGGTGTGCGGGATGCGGCGTTCGGTGAAGTCGAGACCGGGGATCTCGGCCCCGTAGTGGCCGCCCCGTGCGGCACGCTCCGTCGGGTCCGTACGGAAGAAGTCGCGCAGGCGGGCCTCCTGCGCGGACTGCCACTGCGTCGAGTGGTCCGTCAGGTTCCACCACAGCGCGAGCGCCCCGCCCGGACGCAGCACGCGGCGCGCCTCCGGGCCGGCCACGGCCGGGTCGATCCAGTGCCAGGCCTGCGCGTACGTGAGGAAATCCGCGGACGCGGTGGCCAGCGGCAGGCGGTTGCCGTCGCCCCTCACCAGGGGGATCCCGGGGTTGGTCCTGCGGAACTGTGCGGCCATGCCCTCACCGGGCTCCACCGCGATGACCCGCGCGCCGCGTTCGTGCAGCAGGGCGCTGGCGATACCGGTGCCCGCGCCGATGTCGGCGACCCGAGCGTCGTGCAGGGGGCGCCCGGCCAACTCCTCCAGGGCGTCGAGGAGGAGCTCGGGGTAGGAGGGGCGGTTGGCCGCGTACTGCGCGGCGGCGGCGTTGAAGGAGTGGGCTCGGGTCTGGTCCATGGCCATGGGGCGAGTCTGCCGTGCGGGCGGCGCCTTGGAGGGTGGTTTCGCACTGCTCTCGCCGTCGGCCGGCAAGGGATGCATGGGGGCTGGGCCGGATTGGCCGGGGGTGGTGTCGCCCACTCCCAATCAATGCGGCCCCACCTGGCGCGGAGGGCGCGGAGGCGCGAAGCGCCGGGCAGGTGCATGGGGAGCGGGGTTGCATGGGGGGCTCGCCCACCCCCCGCTCTCGCGGCCCACCTTAAGGCGCGAACGGGGTCTGGGGCGGAGCCCCAGGGCCTTCGCCTGCGGACCGTGCCCGCGTCTCGCGCAGTTCCCCGCGCCCCTTAACCACTCGGTGCTGACCAGCACCTCAGCCCGTCCGGCAATTGAGGACGAGCGCCGTTCAGGCGCGAACGGGGGTGCAGGGGGCGGAGCCCCCGCAGGGGTCTGGGGCGCAGCCCCTGGCGCGGCGGCGCAAATGCCCGGCGGCGCGAACCCCGGGCCGCCACCCGCAGGGGCCGGACCCCGACCCCGCCTACCTCCGCTTCGGCCGCTTCTTCCCCGAAGGGTTGCCCGTGCGGTTGCCTCGGCGGCGTTCGTACTGGGTGCGGGCCGTTTCGTATTCCGTGCGGTGCAGGGACTCCCCGGGGGCCTCCGTGAACGTGCGGAAGAAGTACGCCAGCAGGGAGCCGATGAAGCCGATGGCCTTCAGGCCCTGGAGGGAGCGGTCCGCGTCGGGGTCGGACGGGCGGGTCGAGAAGCCCTCCCACGTCTTGCGGAACGCAAGCGCGCTACAGATCGCGAACATCACGACCACCAGCACGTTCACGAACGTCCCGGTGTTCGCGAGCCGCAGGCCCTCGTACGCGAAGCGCAGGACGAAGCAGGCCGCCACCGCCGCCGCCAGCGAGCCGATCGCGGCGCCGGCCCGGCGCAGGCCGTACCCGTGGTCGTGGTCCACCCACGTCGTGCCGAAGAAACGGATGGGCTCGGGGCGGGGCCCGGCGGGCGTCGCCGTGGCGCCGCCGCCGTCACCCCGGCCGGCCGCGTCGCTCTCGCTCTCGCCCTTGTTCTCGCTCATGGGGTCGATTATCCCCGTATCACCGGGCCCGGCCGCTTCCCCGCGCTATCCGCAGCGCGGTGCGACGTAACCGTCGCTGCCCGTCTTGACGTAGGCGTCCGCGACGAACCGGCCGTTGCCGATGTTGTCCCAGATGTTGGAGGTGCCGTACGGGCCCGAGACCGTCGTGCCCGGCGTCTGGCAGTTGACCGGGACGCTCGCGCCGAGCGGCAGGACGTCCACGATCGAGTATCCGGTGCCGGGACCGCTGCGGACGTTCAGTTCGCAGCCCGGGGCCACCGGATAGCGATGCGTCCCGAGCGACGCCGTCATCGCCATTTCGGACGCCGCCATCGCTGTTTCCGGCGCTGCCATTACCGTTTTCGGCGCCGCTGTCTCGGACGCCCCCGTGGCCGTCTCGGCCGATTCCGCTGTCATGCCCATCTCCCCCATGTACTCCCCCATGTGATCCCCCACGCGCGCTCAGGCGCGCGCCCATGCGCTCGCCCATTGGCTTCACTCTGTGTGCAACACGCAGGCTAGCAAGGCCCCTCGGGCCCGTACGGGCCATCGACTAGGCTCCGTCGAGGGCGCGCGTACAACGGACACACGGGGGTGGGCCATGGCGTCGCCGCGCAGGATCGGGTTCGGGGCGCCCGGCGCCGAGGATCCGGAATCCGTCGGCAGCTACCGGCTCGAATCCGTCATCGGCTCGGGCGGCATGGGGGTGGTGCACCTGGCCACCTCCCCCTCCGGCATGCGGCTCGCCGTCAAGGTCGTGCACGTCCAGCACGCCGCCGATCCGGAATTCCGGGCGCGGTTCCGGCAGGAGGTGTCGGCGGCCCGACGGGTCAGCGGTGCCTTCACCGCCTCGGTCGTCGACGCCGACCCGGACGCCGAACGGCCCTGGATGGCCACCCTCCACATCCCCGGGCCCACCCTCGCCGAACGCGTCAAGCAAACGGGGCCGCTCCCCGCCGACGAGGTACGCCGGCTCGGCGCGGGGCTGGCCGAGGCGCTGCGCGACATCCATCGGGCCGGGGTGGTGCACCGTGACCTCAAGCCGAGCAACGTCCTGCTCGCCGCCGACGGGCCCAAGGTCATCGACTTCGGGATCTCCCGTCCGTACGACAGCGATCTGCGGACCGAGACCGGCAAGTTGATCGGCACCCCTCCCTTCATGGCGCCCGAACAGTTCCAGCGGCCCCGCGAGGTCGGGCCCGCCGCGGACGTGTTCGCCATGGGGGCCGTCCTCGTGCACGCCGCGACCGGGCGCGGGCCCTTCGACTCCGAGTCGCCGTACGTCGTCGCCTACCAAGTCGTCCACAACGAGCCGGACTTGGCCGGGGTGCCCGACGATCTCGTGCCGGTGCTCCGGGGCTGCCTCGCCAAGGACCCCGGTGAGCGGCCCACCCCGGACGAGCTGATGTCGGCGCTGCGGTCCGCCGCGTACGGTTCCGAGGCGCAGATCCCGACGCAGCGGTTCCGCAATCCGGTTGCAGTGACGCCCCCGCCGTCGTCATCCGGGTCCGGTTCCCGCTCCGGGGCCGCCCCTGGGTCCGACGCGCGCGCGGGCTCCGGCCCCGGTCGGCCGCGCCGGCTCCGCTGGGGGATCGCCGCGCTCGCCCTCGTCGCCGTCGTCGGCGCGGCCGTGGTCGCCGTACGGGCGATGCCCGACGGCACCGGGACCCAGGCCGAGGCCTCGGAACGTCACGACTCCCCCAGATTCCGGCCCTGGGAAGCGCGGTTGGGGGCTGCGGCCCAGCAGGACGGCGCAAACCGTACGGCCTTCTGCTCGGCCGGGTCCGGCGGCGGCGCGCTGTACTGTTCCGCGCCGGGCATCGCGCTGACCCGGCTCGACGCCGTCGGCGGGAAGGTCATGTGGTCGGTGCCGGGGGCGGGCGGACAGCTCCTCTCCGACGACTACGCCCCCGTCGTGGCGGGCGACCGCGTGCTGGCGCGGGCCCCGGGCGGCCCCCTGCGGGCGTACGATCCCGCGACCGGGCAGCCGACGTGGTCCGCCGACGTATCGGCGTACTCGGCGGTCCGCCCGGTGGGCGCCACCGTGCTGCTCGTCACGGCCGACGGGCACGTCACGGCGCTCAACTCCCTTACGGGCAAGGAGAGATGGCGCAAGGCGGCGGGCGGGCCGCGCTCCCAGTGGGTCACCTCCGAGGGAGGCGGCGGCGCGATGGCCTATGCGGTCACGCCCTCCGCCGACGGCGGCTCGACCTCCGTGTCGGCCGTCGATCCTGCCGACGGTTCCGTGCGGTGGCGAGCCCGGGTGGAGGGGCGGCTGCGGCCGGTCGCGGCCGACGCCGGAGCCGTGGTCCTGCTGGCGACCGACGCCGCCGGGTTCACCTCGGCGGTCGTACGCCTGGACACGGCCACCCACACCACGCGCCGCACCACGCTCTCCGCCCCGCTCG
Protein-coding sequences here:
- a CDS encoding ABC transporter permease yields the protein MTASRTLATAARVLRQLRHDPRTIALLLVIPSLMIILLRYVFDADPAVFNSIGASLLGIFPLITMFLVSSIATLRERTSGTLERLLAMPLGKGDLIAGYALAFGALAVLQSLIATGISLWLLDLNVVGSPWLLLLVALLDALLGTALGLFVSAFAASEFQAVQFMPAVIFPQLLLCGLFTPRDTMQPVLRALSDVLPMSYAVDAMTQVLHHPEATATFARDTGIVATVALVVLALGAATLRRRTP
- the proC gene encoding pyrroline-5-carboxylate reductase, producing MTQTVAVLGTGKIGEALLSGMIRAGWHPANLLVTARRPERAEELRTRYGVDAVTNAEAAKRADTLILAVKPQDMGALLDELAPHLTDDRLVISAAAGIPSTFLEARLAAGTPVVRVMPNTPVLVDEGMSVISAGSHATPDHLAHAEEIFGGVGKTLRVPESQQDAATALSGSGPAYFYYLVEAMTDAGILLGLPRAQAYDLIVQSAIGAAVMLRDSGEHPVKLREAVMSPAGTTISAIRELENHGVRAALIAALEAARDRSRELASGTN
- a CDS encoding peptidase, translating into MAASEMAMTASLGTHRYPVAPGCELNVRSGPGTGYSIVDVLPLGASVPVNCQTPGTTVSGPYGTSNIWDNIGNGRFVADAYVKTGSDGYVAPRCG
- a CDS encoding class I SAM-dependent methyltransferase; translation: MAMDQTRAHSFNAAAAQYAANRPSYPELLLDALEELAGRPLHDARVADIGAGTGIASALLHERGARVIAVEPGEGMAAQFRRTNPGIPLVRGDGNRLPLATASADFLTYAQAWHWIDPAVAGPEARRVLRPGGALALWWNLTDHSTQWQSAQEARLRDFFRTDPTERAARGGHYGAEIPGLDFTERRIPHTRRVPLATHLANLGSHSAFLVLGEERTKEFMEREHDLLSAAFPDGMVEETYVVHLSLALT
- a CDS encoding protein kinase domain-containing protein, which encodes MASPRRIGFGAPGAEDPESVGSYRLESVIGSGGMGVVHLATSPSGMRLAVKVVHVQHAADPEFRARFRQEVSAARRVSGAFTASVVDADPDAERPWMATLHIPGPTLAERVKQTGPLPADEVRRLGAGLAEALRDIHRAGVVHRDLKPSNVLLAADGPKVIDFGISRPYDSDLRTETGKLIGTPPFMAPEQFQRPREVGPAADVFAMGAVLVHAATGRGPFDSESPYVVAYQVVHNEPDLAGVPDDLVPVLRGCLAKDPGERPTPDELMSALRSAAYGSEAQIPTQRFRNPVAVTPPPSSSGSGSRSGAAPGSDARAGSGPGRPRRLRWGIAALALVAVVGAAVVAVRAMPDGTGTQAEASERHDSPRFRPWEARLGAAAQQDGANRTAFCSAGSGGGALYCSAPGIALTRLDAVGGKVMWSVPGAGGQLLSDDYAPVVAGDRVLARAPGGPLRAYDPATGQPTWSADVSAYSAVRPVGATVLLVTADGHVTALNSLTGKERWRKAAGGPRSQWVTSEGGGGAMAYAVTPSADGGSTSVSAVDPADGSVRWRARVEGRLRPVAADAGAVVLLATDAAGFTSAVVRLDTATHTTRRTTLSAPLDQAQAGIDGDAVYLFGAGGALVAVDSAHGTEKWRLDTGVARASQPVAAGGQVFLTGADGRLLAFDAGKGVLAGQTNPRMHDGRYTFTPALPAPLTAGGRVYAASPDGSVFAVNPADIASW
- a CDS encoding ABC transporter ATP-binding protein, with the protein product MTATALAAVRAGRTVLRDLDFTVPRGRITGLLGPSGCGKSTLMRAIVGTQANVTGTLTVLGAPAGTPTLRERIGYVTQAPSIYQDLTVRQNLNYFAAVLHPGRPHREARAEAVTRAITDVDLTSHADHLAGRLSGGQRSRVSLAVALLGTPELLVLDEPTVGLDPVLRRDLWDLFHTIADTRGTTILISSHVMDEAERCRHLLLLREGTLLAEDTPDALRARTHTETVEEAFLHLVARATP